The genomic stretch ATATAGTGGAATTGTTACCGATGCATCTGCGATTCAATTTAAGATGCTAAATAAATCTAAAGGTCCTGCAATGTGGTCGCCAAGAGCGCAAAGTGACCGAATGCGATTTGCAGAAGAATGGCGTTTGAAACTAGAATCAACTGAGAATTTAGACTTTTATCAAGAAATGGTAAAAGGCTTAATCATTGAAGGCGGAAAAATTAAAGGTGTAAAAACTTCTTTAGGATTAGAAATAAGATCGAAAACTGTTGTCTTAACTAACGGAACTTTCCTAAACGGATTGATTCATATTGGAGATAAAAACTTCGGTGGTGGAAGAGCAGGAGAAAGAGCTGCCACAGGAATTACGGAAGAATTAGTAGCACTTGGGTTTGAATCGGGAAGAATGAAAACAGGAACGCCGCCACGAGTTGATGGACGTTCGTTAGATTATTCCAAGATGATAATTCAACCTGGAGATGCAATTCCAGATAAGTTTTCATACTTAAAAGAAAGTAAACCTTTAGTAGAACAACGCGCATGCCACATGACACATACAAGTACTTTGGTGCATGATTTATTGCGTGAAGGTTTTGACAGATCGCCAATGTTTAACGGAAGAATTCAATCGGTTGGACCAAGATATTGTCCTTCTATTGAAGATAAAATAAATCGTTTTGCTGATAAAGATCGTCATCAATTATTCGTAGAACCAGAAGGTTGGAATACCTGTGAAGTTTATGTAAATGGGTTTTCTACTTCTTTGCCAGAAGATGTTCAATTTAAAGCATTGCGTTCTGTGGTAGGATTTGAAAAGGTGAAGTTTTTTAGACCTGGTTATGCAATAGAATACGATTACTTTCCGCCAACACAATTAAAGCATACATTAGAAACAAAGTTGGTTAACGGATTGTTTTTTGCAGGACAAATTAACGGAACAACTGGTTATGAAGAAGCAGCTTCTCAAGGATTAATGGCTGGAATAAATGCTGCTTTGCAAGTGCAAGAAAGAGATGAATTTATCCTAAAAAGAAACGAAGCATATATTGGAGTTTTGGTTGATGATCT from Kordia antarctica encodes the following:
- the mnmG gene encoding tRNA uridine-5-carboxymethylaminomethyl(34) synthesis enzyme MnmG; its protein translation is MFENEYDVIVVGAGHAGSEAAAAAANMGSSTLLITMNLQNIAQMSCNPAMGGIAKGQIVREIDALGGYSGIVTDASAIQFKMLNKSKGPAMWSPRAQSDRMRFAEEWRLKLESTENLDFYQEMVKGLIIEGGKIKGVKTSLGLEIRSKTVVLTNGTFLNGLIHIGDKNFGGGRAGERAATGITEELVALGFESGRMKTGTPPRVDGRSLDYSKMIIQPGDAIPDKFSYLKESKPLVEQRACHMTHTSTLVHDLLREGFDRSPMFNGRIQSVGPRYCPSIEDKINRFADKDRHQLFVEPEGWNTCEVYVNGFSTSLPEDVQFKALRSVVGFEKVKFFRPGYAIEYDYFPPTQLKHTLETKLVNGLFFAGQINGTTGYEEAASQGLMAGINAALQVQERDEFILKRNEAYIGVLVDDLITKGTEEPYRMFTSRAEYRTLLRQDNADFRLTPVGHKLGLASEERLKAMEHKKTSSDAFIRFFQETSVKPEEINPVLEAKDSAKVKQQDKMFKIFSRPNISMDDMKQVASVSQFIEEHQLDKDVLEQTEVQIKYAGYINKEKANADKLNNLDRVKIPKDFEYDGLTNLSLEARQKLSKIRPVNLSQASRISGVSPSDISVMLVYLKR